The following proteins are encoded in a genomic region of Anas acuta chromosome 28, bAnaAcu1.1, whole genome shotgun sequence:
- the ANP32E gene encoding acidic leucine-rich nuclear phosphoprotein 32 family member E isoform X3, translated as MEMKKRINLELRNQAPEEVTELVLDNCRSSNGEIEGLNDSFKELEFLSMANVQLTSLAKLPTLSKLRKLELSDNIISGGLEVLAERCPNLTYLNLSGNKIKDLGTVEALQNLKNLKSLDLFSCEITNLEDYRDSIFDLLQQITYLDGFDQEDNEAPDSEDEDDEGDEDDNDEDEDEAGPPGEYEEEDDEDDGGSDLGEGEEEEEEVGLSYLMKEEIQDEDDDDDYVEEGGDEEEEAEGIRGEKRKRDPEDEGEEEDD; from the exons ATGGAGATGAAGAAGCGAATCAACCTGGAGTTGAGGAACCAGGCGCCGGAGGAG GTGACGGAGTTGGTGCTCGATAACTGCCGGTCCAGCAACGGGGAAATCGAAGGCCTGAATGACTCGTTCAAAGAACTTGAGTTTCTCAGCATGGCCAACGTCCAGCTGACGTCGCTGGCCAAGCTTCCCACGTTGAGCAAGCTCCGAAAG CTGGAGCTGAGCGACAACATCATTTCAGGAGGCCTGGAGGTCCTTGCGGAAAGGTGTCCGAATCTCACATATCTAAATCTAAGTGGCAACAAAATCAAAGATCTCGGCACTGTGGAAGCTCTT caaaaccTTAAAAACTTGAAGAGCCTTGACCTGTTCAGCTGTGAGATTACAAACCTTGAGGATTACAGAGACAGCATTTTTGATCTGCTTCAGCAAATCACGTACCTAGACGGATTTGATCAGGAAGATAATGAGGCGCCGGACTCagaagatgaagatgatgagG gaGATGAAGACGACAAtgatgaagatgaggatgaaGCTGGTCCTCCAGGAGAGTAtgaagaggaagatgatgaagatgatggagGTTCAGATTTGGGGGaaggcgaggaggaggaggaggaagttgGTCTTTCCTACCTGATGAAAGAGGAGATTCAG gatgaagatgatgatgacgACTATGTTGAAGAAGGAGgtgatgaggaggaagaag CAGAGGGTATTcgaggggagaagaggaaacGAGACCCTGAAGATGAAGGCGAGGAAGAGGATGATTAA
- the ANP32E gene encoding acidic leucine-rich nuclear phosphoprotein 32 family member E isoform X1 produces the protein MEMKKRINLELRNQAPEEVTELVLDNCRSSNGEIEGLNDSFKELEFLSMANVQLTSLAKLPTLSKLRKLELSDNIISGGLEVLAERCPNLTYLNLSGNKIKDLGTVEALQNLKNLKSLDLFSCEITNLEDYRDSIFDLLQQITYLDGFDQEDNEAPDSEDEDDEEGDEDDNDEDEDEAGPPGEYEEEDDEDDGGSDLGEGEEEEEEVGLSYLMKEEIQDEDDDDDYVEEGGDEEEEAEGIRGEKRKRDPEDEGEEEDD, from the exons ATGGAGATGAAGAAGCGAATCAACCTGGAGTTGAGGAACCAGGCGCCGGAGGAG GTGACGGAGTTGGTGCTCGATAACTGCCGGTCCAGCAACGGGGAAATCGAAGGCCTGAATGACTCGTTCAAAGAACTTGAGTTTCTCAGCATGGCCAACGTCCAGCTGACGTCGCTGGCCAAGCTTCCCACGTTGAGCAAGCTCCGAAAG CTGGAGCTGAGCGACAACATCATTTCAGGAGGCCTGGAGGTCCTTGCGGAAAGGTGTCCGAATCTCACATATCTAAATCTAAGTGGCAACAAAATCAAAGATCTCGGCACTGTGGAAGCTCTT caaaaccTTAAAAACTTGAAGAGCCTTGACCTGTTCAGCTGTGAGATTACAAACCTTGAGGATTACAGAGACAGCATTTTTGATCTGCTTCAGCAAATCACGTACCTAGACGGATTTGATCAGGAAGATAATGAGGCGCCGGACTCagaagatgaagatgatgagG aaggaGATGAAGACGACAAtgatgaagatgaggatgaaGCTGGTCCTCCAGGAGAGTAtgaagaggaagatgatgaagatgatggagGTTCAGATTTGGGGGaaggcgaggaggaggaggaggaagttgGTCTTTCCTACCTGATGAAAGAGGAGATTCAG gatgaagatgatgatgacgACTATGTTGAAGAAGGAGgtgatgaggaggaagaag CAGAGGGTATTcgaggggagaagaggaaacGAGACCCTGAAGATGAAGGCGAGGAAGAGGATGATTAA
- the ANP32E gene encoding acidic leucine-rich nuclear phosphoprotein 32 family member E isoform X2 has translation MEMKKRINLELRNQAPEEVTELVLDNCRSSNGEIEGLNDSFKELEFLSMANVQLTSLAKLPTLSKLRKLELSDNIISGGLEVLAERCPNLTYLNLSGNKIKDLGTVEALQNLKNLKSLDLFSCEITNLEDYRDSIFDLLQQITYLDGFDQEDNEAPDSEDEDDEEGDEDDNDEDEDEAGPPGEYEEEDDEDDGGSDLGEGEEEEEEVGLSYLMKEEIQDEDDDDDYVEEGGDEEEEEGIRGEKRKRDPEDEGEEEDD, from the exons ATGGAGATGAAGAAGCGAATCAACCTGGAGTTGAGGAACCAGGCGCCGGAGGAG GTGACGGAGTTGGTGCTCGATAACTGCCGGTCCAGCAACGGGGAAATCGAAGGCCTGAATGACTCGTTCAAAGAACTTGAGTTTCTCAGCATGGCCAACGTCCAGCTGACGTCGCTGGCCAAGCTTCCCACGTTGAGCAAGCTCCGAAAG CTGGAGCTGAGCGACAACATCATTTCAGGAGGCCTGGAGGTCCTTGCGGAAAGGTGTCCGAATCTCACATATCTAAATCTAAGTGGCAACAAAATCAAAGATCTCGGCACTGTGGAAGCTCTT caaaaccTTAAAAACTTGAAGAGCCTTGACCTGTTCAGCTGTGAGATTACAAACCTTGAGGATTACAGAGACAGCATTTTTGATCTGCTTCAGCAAATCACGTACCTAGACGGATTTGATCAGGAAGATAATGAGGCGCCGGACTCagaagatgaagatgatgagG aaggaGATGAAGACGACAAtgatgaagatgaggatgaaGCTGGTCCTCCAGGAGAGTAtgaagaggaagatgatgaagatgatggagGTTCAGATTTGGGGGaaggcgaggaggaggaggaggaagttgGTCTTTCCTACCTGATGAAAGAGGAGATTCAG gatgaagatgatgatgacgACTATGTTGAAGAAGGAGgtgatgaggaggaagaag AGGGTATTcgaggggagaagaggaaacGAGACCCTGAAGATGAAGGCGAGGAAGAGGATGATTAA